A stretch of Cicer arietinum cultivar CDC Frontier isolate Library 1 chromosome 5, Cicar.CDCFrontier_v2.0, whole genome shotgun sequence DNA encodes these proteins:
- the LOC101505873 gene encoding protein SUPPRESSOR OF GENE SILENCING 3 homolog isoform X1 has translation MDLIRFLLAIASKPGAIEMNVENRTWKVDWLGMGNQALVDYFSTYAAVKARHSYGPQGHRGMSVLIFEASASGYLQAERLHKHFAEEGTDKDTWFGNCRILFLPGCNRQLYGYLATKEDLEFFNRHCQGLENRVVKEKKHAKPLKESFGIEVAKDNG, from the exons ATGGATTTGATCAGGTTTTTGTTGGCCATCGCAAGCAAGCCTGGAGCTATTGAG ATGAATGTGGAAAATAGGACATGGAAAGTGGAT TGGTTAGGTATGGGTAACCAAGCGCTTGTTGATTATTTTAGCACTTATGCGGCTGTGAAAGCGCGACACTCATATGGCCCTCAAGGTCATCGAGGGATGAGTGTTTTAATATTTGAAGCCTCAGCTAGCGGTTATCTACAGGCAGAACGTCTGCACAAGCATTTTGCAGAGGAAGGAACTGACAAAGATACTTGGTTTGGCAATTGCCGTATTTTATTTCTCCCTGGTTGCAATCGACAGCTTTATGGATACCTGGCTACTAAAGAAGACCTGGAGTTTTTCAATAGGCATTGCCAAG GGTTGGAGAACAGGGttgtaaaagaaaagaaacatgcAAAACCCCTTAAAGAATCTTTTGGTATAGAAGTTGCGAAAGACAATGGATGA
- the LOC101505873 gene encoding protein SUPPRESSOR OF GENE SILENCING 3 homolog isoform X2, translating into MDLIRFLLAIASKPGAIEWLGMGNQALVDYFSTYAAVKARHSYGPQGHRGMSVLIFEASASGYLQAERLHKHFAEEGTDKDTWFGNCRILFLPGCNRQLYGYLATKEDLEFFNRHCQGLENRVVKEKKHAKPLKESFGIEVAKDNG; encoded by the exons ATGGATTTGATCAGGTTTTTGTTGGCCATCGCAAGCAAGCCTGGAGCTATTGAG TGGTTAGGTATGGGTAACCAAGCGCTTGTTGATTATTTTAGCACTTATGCGGCTGTGAAAGCGCGACACTCATATGGCCCTCAAGGTCATCGAGGGATGAGTGTTTTAATATTTGAAGCCTCAGCTAGCGGTTATCTACAGGCAGAACGTCTGCACAAGCATTTTGCAGAGGAAGGAACTGACAAAGATACTTGGTTTGGCAATTGCCGTATTTTATTTCTCCCTGGTTGCAATCGACAGCTTTATGGATACCTGGCTACTAAAGAAGACCTGGAGTTTTTCAATAGGCATTGCCAAG GGTTGGAGAACAGGGttgtaaaagaaaagaaacatgcAAAACCCCTTAAAGAATCTTTTGGTATAGAAGTTGCGAAAGACAATGGATGA